Below is a window of Myroides profundi DNA.
TAACGATACTTTCTACTATATCATCTATCTCTGTTGGATAATTAATGTTATAGTGCTTTAAAAGAGCTGTATTACCAACTAGTACTTCTTTGCCATCTACTTTACCCATTAATCCTTTTCCAGAAATCTCATGAACCTCTTCTGCAGTTTTGGAAGTAGGGTAAGCTTCTACAATAGCCTTCGCTATTGGGTGAGTAGATTGTTTTTCAATAGCTGACACAATACTTACAAATTCTGTCTGTTCAACTGCAACTGTAGTTTCTACTTTTTGAACTTTAAAAACTCCTTCTGTAAGCGTACCTGTTTTATCCATTACTACGATGTCTAATTTAGCCATTAGTTCTAAGTAATTTGATCCTTTAAACAATATACCGTTTCTAGAAGCAGCCCCTATTCCTCCAAAGTATCCTAACGGAACAGAGATAACTAAAGCACAAGGACAAGAAATTACTAAGAATACTAGTGCACGCTCTAACCATGTTTTAAACTCATATCCTTCTCCTAGTACAAAGTATGGGATAATCGTTAAAGCTACAGCTAGAAAGAATACGATAGGAGTGTATACTTTAGCAAATTTTCTAATATAAAGTTCTGTTGTAGCCTTTCGAGCACTTGCTTCTTGTACCATTTGAAGGATTTTAGCAAGAGAACTATCTTGATACAACTTTGTTGTTTTAACCTCGATTACATTCTGTAAGTTAATCATCCCTGTAAGAACAGTTTCTCCTTTCTCGTATGTACTTGGCTTACTTTCACCCGTTAAGGCAGAAGTATTAAAACTACCTTTATCCGTTAATAGTTCTCCATCTAAAGGAATTTTTTCACCTACTTTTACTTGAATGATCTCTCCGATGCTTACTTGTTCAGGATTGACAACAGTGTATTCATTGTTTCTAAGTACTGTTGCTTCATTAGGGCGAATGTCTAATAGAGCCTTGATATTACCTTTGGCTTTATTTACAGCACTTTCTTGGAATATTTCACCGATGGTATAGAATATCATTACAGCTACTCCCTCAGGATATTCACCTATAAAGAAAGCTCCTAACGTAGCTACTCCCATTAACGAGAACTCATTAAAGAAATCCCCTTTGCCTCCTAACTTCACAGCTTCTTTAAGAACAGGGAATGCTACTGGTAGATAAGCGACGATATACCAGGATAGTCTTAATATATTATTGTTGATAAACCAGTCTGCTTTTATAATATTAGCAAGAAAGACTCCTATAAGTAACATAACTAAACTGAAGCCAACAAAGAGTTTCGTGTTTTCTCCTCCGTGGCTGTGGTCATGATCATGGTCGTGTCCATGATTATGATCACTATGGTTATGTGAGTGATTATGATTTGAATGTTCTTGACACATAATTTGATGTTTTTTTTGTTTTTGTTTAAAGCAAATGTACCACCTTATAATGATTATAAATAATGTCAAGCCATGTTTGCAATGCTGTTGCATTACTTACTTATCCAC
It encodes the following:
- a CDS encoding heavy metal translocating P-type ATPase, which produces MCQEHSNHNHSHNHSDHNHGHDHDHDHSHGGENTKLFVGFSLVMLLIGVFLANIIKADWFINNNILRLSWYIVAYLPVAFPVLKEAVKLGGKGDFFNEFSLMGVATLGAFFIGEYPEGVAVMIFYTIGEIFQESAVNKAKGNIKALLDIRPNEATVLRNNEYTVVNPEQVSIGEIIQVKVGEKIPLDGELLTDKGSFNTSALTGESKPSTYEKGETVLTGMINLQNVIEVKTTKLYQDSSLAKILQMVQEASARKATTELYIRKFAKVYTPIVFFLAVALTIIPYFVLGEGYEFKTWLERALVFLVISCPCALVISVPLGYFGGIGAASRNGILFKGSNYLELMAKLDIVVMDKTGTLTEGVFKVQKVETTVAVEQTEFVSIVSAIEKQSTHPIAKAIVEAYPTSKTAEEVHEISGKGLMGKVDGKEVLVGNTALLKHYNINYPTEIDDIVESIVIVAINKEYSGYITIADQIKVDSKDAIKLMKSLGVKKTVMLSGDKNTITQKVAKETNIDLALGGLLPEGKVEQVEKLKKEHPNMSIAFVGDGINDAPVLALSDVGIAMGGLGSDAAIETADVVIQTDQPSKIATAIHIGKETRKIVIQNITLALVVKVIVLILGAGGVATMWEAVFADVGVALLAILNAVRIQKMKFI